One segment of Vibrio orientalis CIP 102891 = ATCC 33934 DNA contains the following:
- a CDS encoding cell envelope integrity protein TolA, with protein MKEVRWFFLSFLFIPMVSFSSSQTEQEQMAALNKLFEGLETYTDIEESVTSRYASIYHSLIKEKLGELNLNKDLDCRAEISLSSLGVIEHVEISNKNVLCQTVFNAVWEIGSFPLPVDVNEADKLRKLSIIIKP; from the coding sequence ATGAAAGAAGTTAGATGGTTTTTCCTTTCGTTTTTATTTATACCGATGGTGTCATTCTCTTCAAGCCAAACTGAACAGGAACAAATGGCTGCCTTAAATAAGCTCTTCGAAGGTTTAGAAACTTATACTGATATTGAAGAATCTGTCACATCTAGATATGCGTCAATATACCATTCATTAATCAAAGAAAAACTTGGTGAGTTGAATTTAAACAAAGACTTAGATTGTCGCGCTGAAATATCGTTATCATCGCTTGGTGTTATTGAGCATGTGGAAATAAGTAATAAAAATGTGCTTTGTCAGACAGTCTTCAATGCCGTATGGGAAATTGGTTCATTTCCGTTGCCAGTTGATGTTAATGAGGCAGATAAGTTAAGAAAGTTGAGTATTATCATTAAACCGTGA
- a CDS encoding GNAT family N-acetyltransferase, producing the protein MIVIRKATEADVHIIYELRRRAILDKCAAHYTKEQLSLWTHGGVSDGFVQDVISTFYVSETDGQVIGSGKLNIETGMVDAIFVAPEYFGVGAAKKMLNFLESLARENGLCSLKLESTLNAAPFYRSFGFMGDKVSTYHSPRGISLDCIPMTKSLEQHA; encoded by the coding sequence TTGATCGTAATTAGAAAAGCTACTGAAGCTGATGTTCACATAATTTATGAATTAAGAAGACGCGCTATTTTAGACAAATGTGCAGCCCATTATACGAAAGAACAGCTCTCCTTGTGGACGCATGGTGGAGTTTCTGATGGCTTTGTTCAAGATGTAATTAGTACTTTTTACGTTTCTGAAACTGATGGTCAAGTAATTGGTAGTGGTAAGCTTAATATCGAAACCGGTATGGTAGACGCTATTTTTGTAGCACCCGAATACTTTGGAGTCGGTGCGGCCAAAAAAATGCTGAATTTTTTAGAAAGCTTGGCCAGAGAAAATGGTTTGTGCTCACTAAAATTAGAATCAACTTTAAATGCTGCACCTTTCTATCGCTCCTTTGGATTTATGGGAGATAAAGTATCTACTTACCATTCACCAAGAGGTATTAGTTTGGATTGTATTCCAATGACAAAATCACTGGAACAACACGCATAA
- a CDS encoding DUF2007 domain-containing protein has product MIVVARFSFPHEAHIAKANLESAGIESFIADEHTVNTQWLYSNAIGGVRLMVSEEDLEEATEILSSDFSESLGTHSEAIGEKQDLCPHCGSSNLSAHTKGKRPAFLVFILLGFPLFFYKQGYKCNQCGEFSEKL; this is encoded by the coding sequence ATGATTGTTGTAGCAAGGTTTTCTTTTCCTCATGAAGCTCATATTGCCAAAGCAAATCTAGAAAGTGCTGGTATTGAAAGCTTCATCGCAGATGAGCATACAGTGAATACACAATGGCTATACTCAAATGCTATTGGAGGTGTTCGCTTAATGGTTTCAGAAGAAGACTTAGAGGAAGCGACTGAAATTCTGTCTAGTGATTTTTCGGAAAGCCTTGGAACTCACTCTGAAGCAATAGGAGAGAAACAAGATCTTTGCCCTCATTGTGGAAGTAGTAACCTATCTGCTCACACAAAGGGTAAGCGACCAGCATTTCTGGTGTTCATTTTGTTAGGCTTTCCCCTGTTTTTCTACAAACAAGGTTACAAGTGTAATCAGTGTGGCGAGTTCAGCGAAAAACTTTGA
- a CDS encoding GNAT family N-acetyltransferase, which translates to MEVVEAEKSDLDSFFVYLENQLSENGNGEVPLFQPMSREESEIPEATKDKFIQGFSHQFGDLGWRKLWVVKDTSGNIKGHIDLRHHSDESRSHRVLLGMGVDVSCRKQGLGQRLIDAVINFCQEKAEIDWLDLCVLSENFPAKNLYLKAGFNVVGEFKDQYRIDGLSVSETAMTKYVKNYA; encoded by the coding sequence ATGGAAGTAGTAGAAGCGGAAAAATCGGATTTAGATTCATTCTTTGTGTATCTAGAAAATCAGCTGTCTGAAAATGGTAATGGAGAAGTTCCTCTTTTCCAGCCAATGTCCAGAGAGGAAAGTGAAATTCCAGAAGCAACAAAAGATAAGTTTATCCAAGGCTTTTCTCATCAGTTTGGCGACTTAGGTTGGAGAAAACTTTGGGTTGTAAAAGACACCTCTGGAAATATCAAAGGTCATATTGATCTTCGCCACCACAGTGATGAAAGCCGTTCTCACAGAGTTCTATTAGGTATGGGCGTAGATGTTTCTTGCCGGAAGCAAGGTCTTGGTCAAAGACTCATTGATGCTGTTATAAATTTCTGCCAAGAAAAAGCTGAAATTGACTGGCTTGATCTTTGTGTATTATCAGAGAATTTTCCAGCAAAGAACCTCTACCTAAAAGCAGGGTTCAATGTTGTTGGAGAGTTCAAAGATCAATATAGAATCGACGGTTTGTCAGTCTCGGAAACAGCAATGACAAAGTACGTCAAAAATTACGCATAA
- a CDS encoding DUF6010 family protein → MEVIFWLAVGVIASAVLLKCVHHKSSKFRLKILGYALIIAALIYVLFAILASNLAWIGIESLGVLLYGAFYILSKSRSSYLLAVGWLLHPVWDVGLHLVGSGSNVAPEWYVIMCISFDITVACYLLAQARAGKIA, encoded by the coding sequence ATGGAAGTAATCTTTTGGCTAGCTGTTGGTGTAATAGCTAGTGCTGTACTGCTCAAGTGTGTACACCATAAATCCTCAAAGTTTCGTCTTAAGATTCTCGGTTATGCGTTGATAATTGCTGCGCTTATCTATGTCCTGTTTGCTATTTTAGCTTCGAATCTGGCTTGGATTGGAATCGAATCATTAGGCGTACTGTTATACGGTGCTTTCTATATTCTTTCCAAAAGTCGTAGCTCATATTTATTAGCAGTAGGTTGGTTACTTCATCCCGTTTGGGACGTTGGTCTTCATTTAGTAGGCTCAGGCAGTAATGTTGCTCCTGAATGGTACGTGATAATGTGCATTTCTTTCGATATTACAGTAGCTTGTTACTTGCTAGCTCAAGCACGTGCTGGAAAAATTGCATAA
- a CDS encoding GNAT family N-acetyltransferase: MEIRVGQLSDVAAITDIFNFYIEHTNARFEECAFMQDNRLNWFSQFSSNSKHQLFVATENGELLGFACSQLYRDISAFEDTVEVTVYLASTAKGKGVGSKLYSKLFSSISDYGVHRVLSGIALPNDASVALHKRFGFREIGVFNEYAKKNGQYISSVWLEKALD; the protein is encoded by the coding sequence GTGGAAATTAGAGTAGGGCAACTAAGCGATGTTGCAGCTATTACAGACATCTTCAATTTTTACATTGAGCACACTAATGCTCGTTTTGAAGAATGCGCATTTATGCAAGATAATCGTCTAAATTGGTTCTCTCAGTTTTCAAGCAATAGTAAGCATCAACTTTTCGTTGCTACCGAAAATGGGGAGTTGCTAGGTTTTGCATGTTCCCAACTATATAGGGACATTTCAGCATTTGAAGATACGGTAGAAGTGACAGTGTACCTTGCTTCAACAGCAAAAGGTAAAGGAGTTGGTTCAAAACTATATTCCAAACTGTTCTCATCAATTTCTGATTACGGAGTCCACAGGGTGTTGTCAGGTATCGCATTACCTAATGACGCTTCAGTTGCTCTACATAAACGTTTTGGTTTTAGAGAAATTGGCGTATTTAATGAATATGCAAAGAAAAATGGTCAGTACATCAGCTCGGTTTGGTTGGAAAAGGCGCTTGACTAA
- a CDS encoding PBPRA1643 family SWIM/SEC-C metal-binding motif protein: protein MSKLFFKGRIETRQNHVLSGYNVNRDVKAGTEEAPINIVVPTEVRKQEVEAITQEHSIFANITVDGSQEENTIELDTLLNKATPTVFEKKPNRNDPCCCGSGKKYKKCCA from the coding sequence ATGTCTAAGCTGTTTTTTAAAGGTCGAATCGAAACTCGACAAAATCACGTACTGTCAGGCTACAACGTTAATCGCGATGTTAAAGCTGGTACAGAAGAAGCACCGATCAATATCGTTGTTCCGACAGAAGTACGTAAACAAGAAGTCGAAGCCATTACTCAAGAGCATTCGATTTTCGCAAACATCACTGTTGATGGGAGCCAAGAAGAAAACACTATCGAACTAGATACGCTCCTGAACAAGGCAACACCAACGGTATTTGAAAAGAAACCAAACAGAAACGACCCTTGTTGTTGCGGTAGCGGCAAGAAATACAAGAAGTGCTGCGCTTAG
- a CDS encoding transposase — protein MAKHRNPAYTEEFRKEAVRLASLPGRTAVSVAKELGISAQQIRNWKRQFTRLSDKQFNTLDGIDYSKKESEELRALRRENKRLKDEMEFLKKVSAYFAKQQE, from the coding sequence ATGGCTAAACATCGTAATCCAGCGTACACCGAAGAGTTCCGTAAAGAAGCAGTTCGCTTGGCCAGTCTTCCTGGCCGAACAGCAGTCTCCGTTGCCAAGGAGCTGGGCATCAGTGCCCAACAGATCCGGAACTGGAAGCGCCAGTTCACACGCCTATCTGATAAACAGTTTAACACCTTAGACGGTATCGATTACTCGAAGAAAGAGTCCGAAGAGCTTCGAGCGCTAAGGCGCGAGAACAAGCGACTCAAAGATGAAATGGAATTCCTAAAAAAGGTCTCGGCGTACTTCGCGAAGCAGCAAGAGTGA
- a CDS encoding IS3 family transposase, giving the protein MKYEFIENYVGEYSISLMCRTLEVSRGGYYKWCHHTPSERSKRRERFEQLVMCTFAQYRARYGSVRIAEELNEAGYACCVNYVADIMREKGIRARNGKGFKYSKDVAAMTNVADNLLRRDFESETPNQKWVTDITYIWVKSRWLFLATVMDLHSRRIVGWSLGTTMTVELITNALKMAFESRKPPKGVIIHSDRGVQYRAYKYQDFMRKHGGVPSMSRQGNCWDNAVMESFYSRLKVELIYAEDYQTLEETRMGIFEYIEVFYNRRRRHSALGHVSPVEYESM; this is encoded by the coding sequence GTGAAGTACGAGTTCATTGAAAACTATGTCGGTGAGTATTCCATTAGCTTAATGTGCCGCACCTTAGAAGTGAGTCGGGGCGGCTATTATAAGTGGTGCCATCATACGCCGAGTGAGCGTTCAAAGCGGCGAGAGCGCTTTGAACAGCTCGTCATGTGTACCTTTGCCCAATATCGGGCACGCTACGGTTCAGTGCGAATAGCAGAAGAGCTAAACGAAGCAGGCTATGCCTGCTGCGTGAATTATGTGGCTGATATCATGAGGGAAAAAGGTATCAGGGCACGTAATGGTAAAGGGTTTAAATACAGCAAGGATGTGGCTGCTATGACGAATGTTGCCGACAATTTACTGCGAAGAGACTTTGAGTCTGAGACGCCAAATCAGAAGTGGGTTACGGACATCACGTATATCTGGGTGAAGAGCCGTTGGCTCTTCTTGGCGACAGTGATGGACCTGCATTCAAGGCGCATCGTGGGTTGGTCGCTAGGGACAACTATGACCGTCGAGCTCATCACCAATGCGCTAAAAATGGCGTTTGAGTCACGTAAGCCGCCTAAGGGCGTCATTATCCACTCAGACCGTGGTGTACAATACAGAGCATATAAATATCAAGACTTCATGCGCAAGCATGGAGGTGTACCGAGCATGAGTCGACAGGGCAACTGTTGGGATAATGCTGTGATGGAGTCGTTCTACAGTCGACTGAAAGTCGAACTGATATACGCAGAAGACTACCAAACTCTCGAAGAAACCCGAATGGGCATCTTCGAATACATCGAGGTATTTTACAATCGCAGAAGAAGACACTCAGCGTTGGGGCATGTCAGCCCAGTTGAGTACGAAAGTATGTAG
- a CDS encoding Sbal_3080 family lipoprotein yields the protein MYKKLFILSLPVLLAACAAPKYTAEAISQENQSKEITIVKDDATREIFLDSMQEWCLDTAHKCTVVSDGTSPKSSELTLTYVSRWSWDFRTFIADAKVKAYRNSEKVGEVEFKAPNSANSDKWGDDSKRIIAMMDLLFGKQTVSEAQSKIKSGEM from the coding sequence ATGTACAAGAAACTATTTATCCTTAGTCTACCCGTTCTATTGGCAGCATGTGCTGCGCCAAAATATACAGCGGAAGCAATCTCGCAAGAGAACCAGAGTAAAGAAATTACTATCGTGAAAGATGACGCGACACGAGAAATTTTCTTAGATTCAATGCAAGAGTGGTGTTTGGATACTGCTCATAAATGTACTGTTGTAAGTGATGGAACTTCCCCGAAAAGCTCGGAACTTACACTTACTTACGTATCACGTTGGAGCTGGGACTTCAGAACGTTTATCGCAGATGCCAAAGTTAAAGCGTATAGAAATAGTGAGAAAGTTGGTGAAGTTGAGTTCAAGGCACCAAATAGTGCAAATTCAGATAAGTGGGGAGACGACAGCAAACGAATCATCGCAATGATGGATTTGTTGTTTGGGAAGCAGACTGTAAGTGAGGCTCAGTCCAAAATAAAGTCAGGTGAAATGTAG
- a CDS encoding SH3 domain-containing protein, with translation MEVVTTEKHVSEYPNPFYLKQGDKVALGTIDDEFPNWIFITSLEGEQGWAPVQYIEKIVGSSEGILLEDYDNVELNTVIGEKLSVLFELNEWYRVSRSTGEIGWVPVRSVQRT, from the coding sequence ATGGAAGTTGTTACTACTGAAAAACACGTCTCAGAATATCCCAATCCGTTTTATTTGAAGCAAGGTGACAAAGTAGCTCTAGGTACAATTGACGACGAGTTTCCCAACTGGATCTTTATAACCAGTCTCGAAGGGGAGCAGGGTTGGGCTCCAGTTCAATATATCGAGAAGATTGTAGGAAGCTCTGAAGGTATCTTGCTTGAAGACTATGACAATGTTGAGCTTAATACTGTCATTGGCGAAAAACTGTCAGTGCTATTCGAACTCAACGAGTGGTATCGAGTTTCGAGGTCAACGGGTGAAATTGGTTGGGTACCAGTGCGCTCGGTACAACGTACATAA
- a CDS encoding isochorismatase family protein has product MLSRDKTGLIVVDVQGKLARLVYDSETLVSNCSKLIVGARALGLPIVLLEQNPEKLGETVEELRVPLGEVNPITKFTFNACESPDFLATIKDMDVDTWLVCGIEAHICVYQTAKGLVELGFNVELVNDCVSSRTLSNVQLGINRLKESGVGISGLEMCLYELVKDCRAAEFKQVLSLIR; this is encoded by the coding sequence ATGTTGTCACGAGATAAAACAGGGCTTATCGTTGTTGATGTGCAGGGTAAGCTTGCACGCTTAGTCTATGATAGTGAAACACTTGTTTCTAATTGCTCGAAATTGATAGTCGGGGCTAGAGCCCTAGGTTTGCCCATAGTTCTGCTTGAACAAAACCCTGAGAAGTTGGGTGAGACAGTAGAGGAACTGAGAGTTCCCCTTGGTGAAGTCAATCCGATAACAAAGTTTACTTTCAATGCTTGTGAGTCTCCCGATTTCCTAGCAACAATCAAAGATATGGATGTAGATACTTGGCTAGTTTGTGGTATTGAGGCGCATATATGTGTGTACCAAACGGCAAAAGGATTGGTCGAATTAGGCTTCAATGTTGAACTGGTTAATGACTGTGTTTCCTCTCGTACGCTATCAAATGTCCAATTAGGTATTAATCGGCTGAAGGAAAGTGGTGTAGGAATCTCGGGGTTAGAAATGTGTCTCTACGAACTTGTCAAAGACTGTAGGGCAGCTGAATTTAAGCAGGTGCTAAGTCTAATTCGTTAG